The Sporomusaceae bacterium FL31 sequence ACCGTCATGATAGACTTCACCCCGAACCAAGATGGTCCGCATATTCGGCATTTTCTCAGCCGCCCAGGCTGTTGCATGCGTTAACTCATCAATCATTTCACCAAGCGAAGCAGGCAGATTACCTGTTCCAGCCAAAGCACCGATCGGATCAGCACCAATGCAGCCACTCATATTTTTGTAAGCCTGACCATTGGACTTCGCCAATGCCGTTAATAAGGCCAGCATCGCCACGTTGGAAAACCCTGTATATAAATGCAGATCATTTTGGGTCAAATTAATGTCGGCAAACGCCTGCGCCGCATCTTGAAGAGTTGATAATGATACACCCTGATCGCCAATTTTCTCGGCATCGGCATCGGTTGCATCCACACCCTCCAAAGTTGCAGTGTCAAGCGCTATATTTAAACTGGTACTGCCTTTCGCCAGTTCTTGTTTGGCTGTTTCATTGAATTTAGCCGGCAAGGCTTCAGCGCATTTTTGAGCAATTTTCCAGGGAGTTGACACATACCCACCGGCATGAACACCACGCAGAAAATAATCTTCACCCGGCAAAGAATGCGGATGAGTCAGATTCTTAGTGTCCTCCGACGTATAAATTGGCTCAAGCTGAATTCCTTCATAAGTTTTCGTGAACATTCTTTTTTCGAACACGCCGCCTTTTAAGGCCACAATTGTCGCAGCTTTCCACTCTTCATAGGTGGTTGGCGGAAACTCCTCAAAAGTCACTGCCGGCATGGCCGTAGCTGTTTGTTTTTCACCATCCATTGTCGACATCTTGTCAATCCTTCCTTTATGTAATAATTTTTCAAATTCATTACCAGTCTCTGTGCTGACTGCCACCTCCCTAAAATACCGCTCTGAAACAGCGGAATAAAAACAACAAAAACCGCCTTCAGTTTTGAAAGCGGCTTATACAAAGAATTCATACAGATTATCCAATCGGTTCGCATCAGTCAATTACTGGCATTCTCTGGGGAGCGTTAGCCTCTCCTAAAAGATAAAAAGTCCTGGCCATATAAGCCAGGACGAAAATGCACAATTGAGACGCGCTGTATGAGCTAGATTGCACAAATCCCCTTCCCGTCACTCGCAGGTCAAATGGTGATTGACGTATAGGCAGTTCTCCTGGCTCTGGATCATCGCTCACCCAAACCTTCCCAAGAAACTTGTTCCCAGTGGTATTTTTTGGATTTGCTCTCCCATTACAGTGGCGGGACCGCGCCGGTATTACACCGGTCTTCCCTATTAAGCCCTTTCGGGCACCTATACCGTTATATGAATTTTTTCACTTACGCCTCTAGTATTACATGCTCGATAATAGTTTGTCAAGTTTCATGGATGTTTTTTTTAAAACTCGACCCCTTTTTGGGCCTTGATCCCTTGTTTATAAGGGTGCTTAATTTCCCGCATTTCAGTGACCAAATCCGCTCTGTCAACAATTTCTTCCCGTACATCACGGCCGGTAAGCACTAGATGCATAAGCTCGGGTTTTAGATCCAACAGTTCTAAACACTCCTGTACCGTAACCAAGCCAAATTTAACCGCATAGTTGATTTCATCCAGAATAATCATATCCCACTGACCCGATGAAATCTCAGCTCTGGCCACTTGCAGAGCCTCACTGGCTGCCCCTTGATGGTCGGCACTGGCATCACTTTTCGCGTGCTTGACAAAACCTTCCCCCATTTGGCGAATGACAAAGTTTGGCGCCATTTTTTCAGCAGCCTTCAATTCACCATATTTCCAATTGCCTTTGATAAATTGAACAACCAGCACTTTCAGCCCTTGCCCCCAAGCGCGCAAAGCCATGCCCAATGCTGCTGTTGTTTTGCCTTTACCATTGCCAGTGTTTACAATAATTAGCCCCTTTGTTTCCGGCATAGGATCACTCCTCATTTTTTCAAATTCGTTTATATGTCCTCTTCGATCGTTCCTTCCAATTCCAGCCACACCTGCTGCAGCAGTTCGAGCTCTTCCCGGCTGGCCTGCCAATAACCTCGCTGATTGCATTCCAACAGACGCTCCAGCATACTAAAGTAAGCCCAGCGATTATTATCCGTCAGCCGCTGACGCATTTGCTCATCTGCAACATAAGTGGCATGCATGCCTGTAAAGATCCAATTGTCAACACTATTGGTCGAAGCTGCCAAACCAAGGATGTTCTCGAAGCGGTCATTAATTTTCTGCGCGCCATGATAAGCATGCTCCAGCATACCATCAATCCATTTGGGATTGAGCAGGCGGGTTCTTACCCCCCGCGCAATTGAACGGTCCACGGTCTCGGTCTGGACTTTTTCGCCGGTTGTATCGGTGATATAGACATCGGCTTTTTTCCCTTTAGCTATCTCAACAGATTTGGCCAGACCGCCAAAATATTCATAATAATGATCCAGATCAATGACTTCATATTCATGATTGCTTCTGATCTGGGACACGACATCAACGGTAGCCAGTTGAGCGTTCAACAACCCGGCAGCCGGCTTCCCCCGGTAATTCTTACTATAGACATGCTGCAAACTATTGAGATAAGTGGCCCCAATTTCCTGCTCGTCCGTCCAGTTCTTCAGTTCAATCAGTTTGGAAACTTTGGTCCCATATTCAGCCTGTGCCGGCCCGAATATGCGTGCCTGGGAAAGTTCCCTGGCTGCAGACGGTTCTTGTCCCTCGTCCAGCAGCTTCTGATAGAGCACCGCCGTGTTAGCTTTAAGATAATTGATTGCCGGCGATTCGTCAAGTCCTGCAATCTGTTGGAATAAATCATTGAGTTCTTCGATCAGCATGGGAAACATATCCCGGAAGAAACCACAGATATTGATAACAACATCAATGCGCGGGCGTCCTAATTCCTCAGCTGGAATAATGGCATAGCGCGCAGAAAACTGCCCGCGTTTTGCTACTGTCTTTATACCCAGATAGTACAAAATTTGCCCAAGCGTTTCGCCCTGGGTTCGTGACGTTTCCAAACCCCAGAGAATAACTGCCGTATTTTTAGGGTAGCAGCCATGGTCGCGCACATAGTTGACAATGGTGTTTTCAGCAATTTTAGCCCCAGTAGCCATAGCCACCGCACTTGGCACCAGGCGAGGATCAAATTGATAGAGATTAAATCCTGAAGGCAAAATAGCAGGATTGCGAATCATATCTCCAGCCAATTTAGCCGGCTGGTAGTTGCCTGCCAGTACATTGATCAGCCCCTGCTCTTCCTGACAGTCGCGGCTGGCAGTATAAGCGGTGTAGCCAAATTCCAGGACAGCCTGACATTCCGTAACCGAAGCAGCTTGCCGGAGTGAGGACTCCGGCACTGACCGTTCAAGCACATAGGCCTCGACCAGCGAAGCTGCCGCCTGGTCTAACTGGGTCAGCACCGGTACGTTATTCTTTTCTAACAGGAGATCATAATCCATGCCTTGATCTCGTGCAATGACCCGCTGCAAGGCTGATATCTCGCCCCGCTCATAGCGCAATATAAATTTCATAAAAGCTGTGGCTTCTAACTGATTAAAGCCTTGACCGAATACATGCAGTCCGTGCGGGATGAGTGACCTGCGCAGACGGTATAATTCATGTTCCAGCTCATCAAGGTTTTCATAGGTCAAATTTTGCTCAGCAGCCTTTTCAGCAATGGCTTGTTCGATGGCAGTCAAACGGCTGTGATCAAGCCGTGCCGCTTCTTCATGCTGGTGCAGCAGTCCCTCCAGTTCGACCAGACCGCCGTACAGCTCACTTTCGGTAAAGGCTGGTGATTGATAACTGACCAATACGGCATGAGAGCGCCGTTTGGCAATCATGGCTTCAGCCGGATTGCCCGCATAATACAAATAGATGTGGGGGATATCCTGTACCAGATAATCAGGCAGACAGTTTCCAGACATGCCGCATTCTTTGCCTTGCAGAAATTCCAGCGTGCCATGTGTCCCGACGTGAATGATGGCGTCAGCCTTAAACTCTTCGCGGAGCCATTGATAAAAGGCGATATATTGATGATGCGGCAATAGCGTCTTATCATGATAAAATTTCTCGGGCTGTTCGTGAAGACCGCGACTGGGCTGCAAGCCGACAAATACCTGATCAAAGATTTTACCGGGAATGAGCAGGCTGCGCTGTTCACTCATGATTTCTCCGGGAGGAGTACCCCATTGTCCATTCAGTTCAGCTTGCCAGACTGGACTATTCAGCCGCTGCTGATAAAGCGCACTATCATAGCGAATAAATGGCACATCAGCCGTGTCCGCCTGCCAGCGACCGGAGTTGACCAAACCGCCGGCACCAAAGACGGTCTTAAGTTCATCAGCTGTAACCGGTGTCGTCTGATAACCTTCTTCCGCAAGTTTTCCGAGCACCCGCTCAACCGAAACAAACGTATCCAGAAAAGCGCCGCCAAAGACATGATCTTCTCCTGGCGGGTAATTATAGCAGATGATGGCTATTTTTTTGGTATGGTTGGGCTTGCGCTGCAAGTTCAGCCATTTTTCAATGCGGGCAGCCACCTTATCCGCCCGTTCGTCAATGAGCTGCAATTCCTGAATATCAACTTGCAAATCAGCAATATGACTGGCTGATGCCAGAGCACCTACCGGAATGGTTTCAATACAGCCATCCAGTTCAGGCAGCATAATTTGAATCAGAAATTCCGCAGTATTGATGCCTTGCGTTGAAGCTTGCCATTCCTCCGTTTCGCGGCGCGACATAAAAAACGGATGCAGCACCGGTACCGCCAATTCTGCCAACAACCGCACTGCCGCTTCAGCATCACCGCCCATAGGCCCGGCACCTAACCGAAAGGCCAGGAAGTTCACAACAAGATCCAGCTGTTTATCGGTTTGCTCATACAGCAGTTCGCGTAATTTGGCCAAGTCCCTAGTCGTACTCCGGGCAAAAGCAACCGGCAGCACATTGGCAAATGGCTTAAGTTTAGCCATAAAGGCAGCCACACAGCCCCGTGTCCGGTTAGGATAGCTGTGACCATAAAATAAAATCGCTACAGTCGGTTTAGCCGGATCATAACTGCTGGCTTGGCGATACTCAGCAACATTGGCATAATATTTGGCAGTACCCGGGTCAAAAATACTGGTTTCTTCAACTACGATCGGCGGCTGAGGTTCAGGAAACTCAGCAATCCGGCTGTAATGCCGACCAAGTAAATAGATGAGGCTGCGAATATTTTCTTCTTCAGCATTTTTCCAATATTGCATGATTTGCATGAAGTGCTGCATATCCGTCATCTTTGCTGGATCAATGGCAGCCTTCATGGCATTTGCCATGGCCTCCATTTTGCCTGCCATATTTACACCAGGCATTGCAGCGGGCGGATTGCTTGGACGTCGCATCCCAACCAGCTCCTGACTGGTCAATGCGCCAAGACGCAGTAAGCTTCTGATTTCCTCGTTATCGCCGCCAATGGGTACAATATAGCCCTTTGCCATCCGGCACGCCTTGATAATAAGCTGCTCATAGTCAGGGGTAGTCCCCATTAAGTCCAAAATGATACAATCTGCAGCCAGCGTAGCCGCAAGAATACGCTGTTCTTCTTCTTCATTCAATGGCTTGGCAGCATAAAACAGGCTGAGCCGCAACCTGCCGGGAAACGCCTCTTCAATCGCCCTGGATACATGTACTAAATCAGCCAAACCGGCATTGGAAACCGACATAACCACTAACTTCATGATAGCTCCTCCGTATCCTCTGTAGTTTGAATCCTTACATAAACAAAAAAACTCCCCTATTGAGGGAGTTGCTTGCAAGAAACAGGGTAAATACGAAAACCTGTTGTGTCAGGCAAATCCCCTCCCTATCGCTCGCAGGTCATAACGGTGATTGTTATATAGGCAGTTCTCCTGGCTTAGGATCATCGCGACTCTCAGGCCTTCCCAAAACAACAGTTTCAGTGGCATAACATTGAGGCAGCTCTCCATTACAGTGGCGGGACCGCGCCGGTTTTTCACCGGACTTCCCTATTAAGCCCATCAGGGCACCCATACCAACTATTCATTTTATCTGTGACAAGAATACCTTGTTAATTTTTTCTTGTCAAGAAATTCTATCATAACAAACCAAGGCTTGTCTGATTATAACACACTGCCTGTAAACTAACTTACATACTTTAAGCAAATTCCCCATATAATTTCTTGTTCCGGCCTATGTACGACAGCTTGACGAGGGGAGTTGACTGTTGTTGCAACCTAAATTTCATTTGACTCGCTTAGCACTTTCCTATTGGACTTCACGAGAAATTTTTTCGGCCTGGACCTTTACACTGCTGGTCACCTTATGCACCATCATTATTGTCATTCTTAATCTGCTCTTAAACAAATGGCAGGCTGGATTTTATAATCAATTGCAGCAATATAACTTTGCTGGCTTTGTGGATACTCTGCTGCAGTTTTTATTAATATCTTGCATCTATGTTGTTTCATCCGGTTACCAGGCGTACTTCCGCCTCATCCTGCAATTACGCTGGCGACAATGGCTTACCAAGCGGTATATTGAATTATGGTTACACAACCGAACCTATTATCACTTAAATATATTAGGCTCCAGCATTGATAACCCCGCACAGCGAATCAGCGAAGATGTCAACCTGTTTGTCACCCACACCCTTGATCTCACCCTTGGACTGCTGCGGCATACCGTTACACTGGTTGCATTCTCCATGGTACTCTGGCAGCTTTCCGGAACTATTACCTTAGCATGGCATGAACAAGAGTTTATTATTTCCGGCTATATGGTTTGGGCAGCCTTTCTATACTCAGCCCTGGGTACCTGGGTAACAGTACGGGTTGGGCGTCCGCTCGTAACTCAAAGTGTCAACCAACAGACCAATGAAGCTGAGTTCCGGGCATGTCTGGATCGGCTTAAAGAACACGACGAATGTGTTGTATTATATGGCGGTGAAATAAAGGAACAGTTAAACCTAATTAAGCATTTTCAAAAGATCGCACTCAATTGCCTGCATATCGCAACGTCAACCAAAACTCTTACCTTATTGTCAGTAGCCTACTCACAGGGTTCAGTAGTCTTCGCATTCCTGGTAGCCGCACCGCGTTATTTTAACAATGAAATTCAATTAGGCCAGTTATTTGAAATCTCTGGCGCTTATTGGTATGTCCATTCAGCCTTATCCTACATTATTGACAGTTACAATAAAGTTGCACTGTGGAAAGCACTCACCTACCGTTTGGATAATTTCAGTTCAGCAATGACTGAAGTCCAACATTTAGCAAGAGCCGAAGGCAAAATTACGCTGCACAGGACCCCATGCTTTGAGGTCGCAGATCTTACTGTTCTGTCATTAAGTGGCGAAATATTAATAAAAAATATTACTTTTGACTTACAAATCAAAGACCGCTTGCTCATCAGCGGACCAACCGGCACTGGCAAAACGACACTGTTTAGAACATTGGCCGGAGTGTGGCCTAATTTCACCGGACAGATTATCAAACCTGCCAACCAGTATACCATGTTTCTGCCGCAAAATCCGTATTTCCCCATTGATACGCTCCGCAATGTCATTTTATATCCTCATGTTACGCAGGCTTACAGTGATAAAAAACTGGCAGAAATTTTGCTCCACTGTAAATTACCCCGGCTAATCGATAAGCTAAGCCGAGTTGATGACTGGGGGAAATTATTATCCGTGGGCGAACAACAATGCCTGTCGATTGCCCGGGCCATTTTGCATCAGCCGGAGTGGCTGTTTTTGGATGAAGCAACCTCTAGCATGGATACTGAAACCGAACACCATATTTATTGCCTGTTGCAAAAGACCATGCCAAATACTGCCCTAATCAGTATCGGCCATCGGGAGACACTCCATGAACATCACAATTTAAATCTGCAGATTGACAATGCAGGGAACTGGCAATTACGCACCCTCAGCAATACCAATAAGCTAAGAATAACAAAACCAATAAAATAAGCATGTAGGCTGCCCAGAATTCTGGAGAGCCTACGAATTACTGTAAATGAAGCTACAACTTGGGGCAATGAAAAGCCGTATAACTTATTTTAATAAGTTATACGGCTAATTGGATTTAATTGCTTAATTTACGGCCCAGAGCTTTGCAGTCTTCCAGTCCAGAAGCATCCGGTGCATTCATGATAATTAAACCGTCACTCAGCAGCTTTGCCCCGCCGCTGGTCATTCTTGAAGCCCAGTCCTCCATCCATTCACCGTTGCCCCAGCCATATGAGCCAAACAGGACAACCGGCTTACCAGAAACTAAGCCCTCAACCGAAGTGATAAACGGTTCCATTTCTGATTCTTCTAATACTTCAGCCCCCATTGAAGGGCAGCCAAATGCAATTGCATCAGCATTTTGGACTATATCAGTTGTTGCTTCACTAACAGAAAGTAAAGTAACATCGGTGTTGTCAGTTTTCGCACCCTCAGCGACAGCCTTAGCCATTGCCTCGGTATTACCGGTTCCGCTCCAATAAATAACCGCAATCTTCTTCAAAATAATTCCTCCTAAATATGTAATCATCTGATAAATTCGCTCAACTAAGCTTCAGGGGAAAGAGAGAACTTTCGCCTGAAGCTTAGTTTCACTTTATTAGCCGTACCTCTGTCAAAACAAAAGAACGGTATTAATACCAAGCATAGGATGCTAGCTAGCTAGCCAGCCCGTCCAGCAGCGTCTTCAATAATCAACTCGCCGCCTTGTTGGCAAATTTGATTGCGAACATAATCAAGCATCAGTAATCCGTCATTGTCAAAATCGCTGACATTATTCATATTAATCGTGATACGCCGGTAGCCATACTGTAAGCGACTTAGCAGATTGCTGCGCAAAAACTCTACATGTTCTGCTAAAACAACACCGCTAATGTTCATATAGACCTGACTTGAATCGGCTTTAACCCAAATTGACATAGGATCACGCTCCTTTTAACAGCGCTATGTTGCAATACTTTACAATACTCTATTAACAGCTCATAACACCTGAATCCAGCAGCTCTTTTTCCACTGCTCCCCAGGAACGCTTAGCAAACACAAGCGGTATTTCTTGAGTTTTAGCCATTGCCTTAATCATCTTAGCGGTATTATGATTCACATAATCTGTCAGTACAAGCACAAATGAGGTATTTTTCGGTAAACTAATTTTATTGCGATTGGCCGCTTTCCGCCCGGTAATATGTATTAGTTCTTTAACGCCCATTGAGTATAAATTTTTCTCAATTCCCCCAAGATAGTCGGCACCAATAATTACAACGGACATAAAAGCTTCCTCCTTATTTTTTAGTGATAACCATTATCATTATGATTGGAAAAAAAAACCCCATAATTGGGCTTTTCCTACCTATAATTCAATCATCATGATAATGATTATCATTACACTTATAATAATAGATATTTATCTGAAGTTTGTCAAGCTTTTTTTATAATTTTCATGAGTGATTTAAAAAACATAGCCTTTCCAGTCCTTTTATGCTAGTAATTCGCGCTTATGCATGATGATCCAAATTCAGCACTTTTATGAGTTGAATAAAGGCAACCCCAAACAATATCAGCAGTCCGGCTACCTTCCACCAGGTCAAAGTCCGCACAGCAGACAGATTAAGCCAACGCACCTGGTAACTGCGGCTTTGCTGAAAAACTGTGATTGATCTGGCAATCCACCGGGACTGATGATTTGTATGTAAATTCTCGGACTGCTTATTCAAATAACACATTGCATGTTTCCTCCTAAATTATATGTAAATTATTTCCATTTTAAGTCTTCTCTGTCACGCTTTTACTTCCCTTCATTTTTTATTAATAAAGCTTATTTTTTTGGCAAACATACTTCCGGGCATAACAAAAGGCTAGCAATACCGATGTAGTGCTAGCCTCACAAGATTTTAACCCATCAGCCGGTAGCCGATACCCGACTCAGTAATAATATAGCGTGGCTGTGTAGGATTTTGTTCAATTTTTCGGCGCAATTGCCCAATATAGACCCGGATATAGTGTGTATCCTGTTGATAAGCACTCCCCCACACTGCCTTCAGCAATTGCTTATGGGTAATTACCTTGCCGGCATGCTGCATCATCATTTTGATGATTTCATATTCAGTAGGGGTTAATTTGACTTCATGGCCTTCAACAGTCACACGGCGTTGCTGCAAATCGACAACTAAACTACCGCATGCCAGAATCGGCTGCTGTTCAGCAGTTGCCGCATGCCTTAAGCAAACCCTCATTCGGGCCAGCAATTCTCCCACACCAAACGGCTTGGTAATATAATCATCCGCGCCCGAATCAAGTGCCTCAATTTTTTCTTGTTCCTGATCACGGGCTGTTAGGATAATAATTGGAGTTTCTGACCATTCTCGAATTTGTTTAACCACTTCTTTTCCATCAATATCCGGCAAGCCTAAATCAATAATTAATAAGTCAGGCTTAAACGTTGCCGCCCGGTTAACGCCATCCTTCCCATTGACGGCTTCTTCAAGGTCATACCCATGAGCACTTAAGGAGACTTTTAGAAGTTTGCGAATTTGGGATTCATCTTCAATAATGAGAATACGTGCCGCGTTATTCATCTGATGTTACGCACCTGCCTCGGAACTAAGTTGCCTCACTGTAAACAGGGAGTTCGAACCGGATAGCCACTCCGTTTTGAACGTTCTCAGCCCAAATCCGTCCTTTATGAGCCTCAACGATTCCTTTACAAATCGAGAGACCCAGTCCGGTGCCACTTACCTGTCTAGACTGTTTAATCCGGTAAAACTTATCAAAAATACGCGTTAACTCAATTGAGGGAATTTCAAAACCTTGATTGATTACCGATATCATGATCCTGTCCTTAATATGTTCAACTTCGATAAGAACATTCTCTTTACCGGAAGAATGCTTTACCGCATTATCAATTAGATTGACTAGCACTTGTTCCACTAGAACGCAGTCAGCCCGCAGCAGGGGCAAACCTGGTGCCAATTGCACTTTGACCTGGTCCTCCTTAAGGTGCTCGTCTAAGCGGCGCAAGGCCGCACCGATAATATCCTCAATATCACACCAGTCAGTTTTGAGCTGCATCATACCGCTTTCCAGTCTGGCCGTATCCAGCAGGTTGGCAATAAGCCGCTCCATTCGCACAGCACCATCCCTCATATTCTCCAAGAGTTCGTGCTGCTCATTTTGAGTATATAAATGACCTGCTTCAAGCAGAGTTGAAACTGAGCCAATAACAGCAGCTAACGGTGTACGCAATTCATGAGAAATAGAACTAAACAAGGCATTGTGCAGCCGATCAGACTCCATTAAGAGTTCAGCCGTCCGGGCCTGTTTAACCAGCTTAACACGCTCAATGGCTACAGCAGCCAGCCCTGCCCAGGCATCAACCAGACGACGCTCACCAGGAGTCAGTTTACGCTGGGCAATACACACTCCAATAACCCCTAGCACTTGTCCCTGGGTACTTAGCGGAACATACAAATACTGTCCCCCTGGCAAAGTATCGGTCGAGCGGCCTGCCACTTGGCCATTTTGATATACCCAGGCAGCCACTGCTTTTTCAGCATCAGTTAAAACTCCCTCTAAACCAACTTCCTGCCCTAGCTCAAAATCGTGTGCCGAATGAACCATGACCTGATCTTGTTCGTTGGGCAGCAACACAACAATTTTTCGTTCAATGGTCTCGCCTGCCTGCCGCGCCAGGCTGCCGGCAATAGTATTAATATCGATAACAGCAGCAATTTCTTTAGTAAATTCATAAACGGCACGAGTGCTTTTTTCCTGTTGACGAGCTGCGCTGGCTTCAACTTTTAATCGCTCAGTTCTGCCCCCAATAATAAAGGAAACCGCTAAGAAAATGACAAAACTCCAAAGATACCGTATATCATTGACCGTAAAAGTCAGAATAGGCGGGACAAATAAAAAATCAAAGGATAATACACAAGCCGCAGCAGTCACATAGGAAGGCCAGCGGCCCCACCAGACGGCACTTAACAATACGGGCAGCAAATATAGTAAGGCAATATCGACCAATTCAAGCTGAGTGCTAAACAGCCAGCTTAGCCCTGTAACCGCTCCCACCATCGCCAGACCCCCGGCATAATACAACCACGAAAGCTTACGCGGACGGGCTGCCGTCTTAACAATCGGTATTTCATCCGTCTCAGCCTGGCCTTGGATGACATATACATTAAGCCCGCCGCTTTGGCGAATAATTTTATCCACCACTGAACCATTGATCATTTCCCAAAATCGGCTATGCCGTGGTTTTCCTACCACGATTGCACTCACATTATGACTACGGGCAATATCCAGGATTTCGTCAGTCAGCTTCTCACCAACCACAGTTAGTGTCTTGGCCCCTAACTCCTCGGCCAAACGCATATTTTTTGCAATCCGGTCACGTTCTTTCTCTCCCATAGGGAACCTTGGTCTTCTGGCTTCAATATGAACAGCCAGCAGTTCAGCTTGCAGACCAGCGGAAAGACGGCGGGCAGCCCGGATAAGCTGTGCCGAAAATGGACTGGCGCTCACACAGACCATGACTCTCCCAGCAGCCGGCCAAGGGCCTTTTATTTGATGCTCACGCATATAGTCAGCCAAGTCTTTATCCACCCGTTGGGCAGTAAACCGGAGGGAAAGTTCTCGAAGTGCATTAATATTGCCTGGGCGGAAAAAATTTTTTAACGCTTTCTCTGCCTGTCCCGGTATATAAACTTTGCCTTCCTTAAGGCGCTTAATCAGATCCTCAGAGGAGATATCGATGAGTTGGACGGTATCAGCCTGCTCTACAACATAATCAGGTACTGTTTCCCGGACTATGACACCAGTAATCTGCGCTACGATATCATTCAAGCTTTCTATATGCTGGATGTTGAGTGTCGTGTAAACATTAATTCCAGCTTCCAGCAGTTCTTCGACATCCTGATAACGCCTCACATGAC is a genomic window containing:
- a CDS encoding cob(I)alamin adenolsyltransferase/cobinamide ATP-dependent adenolsyltransferase, encoding MPETKGLIIVNTGNGKGKTTAALGMALRAWGQGLKVLVVQFIKGNWKYGELKAAEKMAPNFVIRQMGEGFVKHAKSDASADHQGAASEALQVARAEISSGQWDMIILDEINYAVKFGLVTVQECLELLDLKPELMHLVLTGRDVREEIVDRADLVTEMREIKHPYKQGIKAQKGVEF
- the cobN_2 gene encoding aerobic cobaltochelatase subunit CobN, giving the protein MKLVVMSVSNAGLADLVHVSRAIEEAFPGRLRLSLFYAAKPLNEEEEQRILAATLAADCIILDLMGTTPDYEQLIIKACRMAKGYIVPIGGDNEEIRSLLRLGALTSQELVGMRRPSNPPAAMPGVNMAGKMEAMANAMKAAIDPAKMTDMQHFMQIMQYWKNAEEENIRSLIYLLGRHYSRIAEFPEPQPPIVVEETSIFDPGTAKYYANVAEYRQASSYDPAKPTVAILFYGHSYPNRTRGCVAAFMAKLKPFANVLPVAFARSTTRDLAKLRELLYEQTDKQLDLVVNFLAFRLGAGPMGGDAEAAVRLLAELAVPVLHPFFMSRRETEEWQASTQGINTAEFLIQIMLPELDGCIETIPVGALASASHIADLQVDIQELQLIDERADKVAARIEKWLNLQRKPNHTKKIAIICYNYPPGEDHVFGGAFLDTFVSVERVLGKLAEEGYQTTPVTADELKTVFGAGGLVNSGRWQADTADVPFIRYDSALYQQRLNSPVWQAELNGQWGTPPGEIMSEQRSLLIPGKIFDQVFVGLQPSRGLHEQPEKFYHDKTLLPHHQYIAFYQWLREEFKADAIIHVGTHGTLEFLQGKECGMSGNCLPDYLVQDIPHIYLYYAGNPAEAMIAKRRSHAVLVSYQSPAFTESELYGGLVELEGLLHQHEEAARLDHSRLTAIEQAIAEKAAEQNLTYENLDELEHELYRLRRSLIPHGLHVFGQGFNQLEATAFMKFILRYERGEISALQRVIARDQGMDYDLLLEKNNVPVLTQLDQAAASLVEAYVLERSVPESSLRQAASVTECQAVLEFGYTAYTASRDCQEEQGLINVLAGNYQPAKLAGDMIRNPAILPSGFNLYQFDPRLVPSAVAMATGAKIAENTIVNYVRDHGCYPKNTAVILWGLETSRTQGETLGQILYYLGIKTVAKRGQFSARYAIIPAEELGRPRIDVVINICGFFRDMFPMLIEELNDLFQQIAGLDESPAINYLKANTAVLYQKLLDEGQEPSAARELSQARIFGPAQAEYGTKVSKLIELKNWTDEQEIGATYLNSLQHVYSKNYRGKPAAGLLNAQLATVDVVSQIRSNHEYEVIDLDHYYEYFGGLAKSVEIAKGKKADVYITDTTGEKVQTETVDRSIARGVRTRLLNPKWIDGMLEHAYHGAQKINDRFENILGLAASTNSVDNWIFTGMHATYVADEQMRQRLTDNNRWAYFSMLERLLECNQRGYWQASREELELLQQVWLELEGTIEEDI
- a CDS encoding multidrug ABC transporter ATP-binding protein, which produces MQPKFHLTRLALSYWTSREIFSAWTFTLLVTLCTIIIVILNLLLNKWQAGFYNQLQQYNFAGFVDTLLQFLLISCIYVVSSGYQAYFRLILQLRWRQWLTKRYIELWLHNRTYYHLNILGSSIDNPAQRISEDVNLFVTHTLDLTLGLLRHTVTLVAFSMVLWQLSGTITLAWHEQEFIISGYMVWAAFLYSALGTWVTVRVGRPLVTQSVNQQTNEAEFRACLDRLKEHDECVVLYGGEIKEQLNLIKHFQKIALNCLHIATSTKTLTLLSVAYSQGSVVFAFLVAAPRYFNNEIQLGQLFEISGAYWYVHSALSYIIDSYNKVALWKALTYRLDNFSSAMTEVQHLARAEGKITLHRTPCFEVADLTVLSLSGEILIKNITFDLQIKDRLLISGPTGTGKTTLFRTLAGVWPNFTGQIIKPANQYTMFLPQNPYFPIDTLRNVILYPHVTQAYSDKKLAEILLHCKLPRLIDKLSRVDDWGKLLSVGEQQCLSIARAILHQPEWLFLDEATSSMDTETEHHIYCLLQKTMPNTALISIGHRETLHEHHNLNLQIDNAGNWQLRTLSNTNKLRITKPIK
- a CDS encoding flavodoxin, translated to MKKIAVIYWSGTGNTEAMAKAVAEGAKTDNTDVTLLSVSEATTDIVQNADAIAFGCPSMGAEVLEESEMEPFITSVEGLVSGKPVVLFGSYGWGNGEWMEDWASRMTSGGAKLLSDGLIIMNAPDASGLEDCKALGRKLSN
- a CDS encoding dihydroorotate dehydrogenase, whose product is MSVVIIGADYLGGIEKNLYSMGVKELIHITGRKAANRNKISLPKNTSFVLVLTDYVNHNTAKMIKAMAKTQEIPLVFAKRSWGAVEKELLDSGVMSC
- the kdpE_1 gene encoding DNA-binding response regulator, translated to MNNAARILIIEDESQIRKLLKVSLSAHGYDLEEAVNGKDGVNRAATFKPDLLIIDLGLPDIDGKEVVKQIREWSETPIIILTARDQEQEKIEALDSGADDYITKPFGVGELLARMRVCLRHAATAEQQPILACGSLVVDLQQRRVTVEGHEVKLTPTEYEIIKMMMQHAGKVITHKQLLKAVWGSAYQQDTHYIRVYIGQLRRKIEQNPTQPRYIITESGIGYRLMG